A genomic window from Mesosutterella faecium includes:
- a CDS encoding FAD-dependent oxidoreductase, with protein sequence MTAKEAGVKDVEIVEKMAFPGGNTVRAGGGFNAAIKADYEKAGIKDSPELHAKQTLAAGDYRGNPAIVEKLTHLAPESVQWLKDHGVKFQDHIYQIYGGIYPRARNPLGPRGSAYIQALYAVCEKEGIPVHLSTKVEDVIREKPFSGRVLGVRVSGPEGTRTIRARAGVVVCSGGFAANARLCGIHDPRLEKLGTTNQPGATGEVLTDLINLGAETTCLDYIQCIPGGLPGGKPYPNLFTHVDRFVFTNIEGRRFIHEDARRDVLRDAMLAQPKMLAWTIVDADGFELQKNSKGPENEAARKAGTLYVGNTIEELASKIKVDPRVLRDTIDVYNRAVDTKKDPFGRAPRMLSHKIIKAPFYAGEVTMKRHHTMGGVVINTNAEVIDREGRVIPGLWAAGEVTGVVHGTNRVGGNAMADIFTYGRVAGQSAAQAAKRL encoded by the coding sequence ATCACCGCGAAGGAGGCCGGCGTGAAGGACGTCGAGATCGTTGAGAAGATGGCCTTCCCGGGCGGCAACACGGTGCGCGCGGGCGGGGGCTTCAACGCGGCGATTAAGGCCGACTACGAGAAGGCGGGCATCAAGGACTCGCCCGAGCTGCACGCGAAGCAGACCCTCGCGGCGGGCGACTACCGCGGCAACCCGGCGATCGTGGAGAAGCTCACGCATCTCGCCCCGGAAAGCGTCCAGTGGCTCAAGGACCACGGCGTGAAGTTCCAGGATCACATCTACCAGATCTACGGCGGCATCTACCCGCGCGCGAGAAACCCGCTCGGCCCCCGCGGCTCGGCCTACATCCAGGCGCTCTACGCCGTGTGCGAAAAGGAGGGGATTCCCGTTCACCTCAGCACGAAGGTGGAGGACGTGATCCGCGAGAAGCCCTTCTCAGGCCGGGTGCTGGGCGTGAGGGTCTCGGGGCCCGAGGGCACGCGCACCATCCGGGCGCGGGCGGGCGTCGTGGTCTGCTCCGGGGGTTTCGCCGCGAACGCGAGGCTCTGCGGCATCCACGACCCGAGGCTTGAAAAGCTCGGGACCACGAACCAGCCGGGAGCGACCGGCGAAGTGCTCACCGACCTCATCAACCTCGGGGCCGAGACCACGTGCCTCGACTACATCCAGTGCATCCCGGGAGGACTGCCGGGCGGAAAGCCCTATCCCAACCTCTTCACGCACGTCGACCGCTTCGTCTTCACCAACATCGAAGGCCGCCGCTTCATCCACGAGGACGCCCGCCGCGACGTGCTGCGCGACGCGATGCTCGCGCAGCCGAAGATGCTCGCCTGGACGATCGTCGACGCCGACGGGTTCGAGCTGCAGAAGAACTCGAAGGGGCCGGAGAACGAGGCCGCGAGAAAGGCGGGCACGCTTTATGTCGGCAACACGATCGAAGAGCTCGCCTCGAAGATCAAGGTCGATCCCAGGGTGCTCCGCGACACGATCGACGTCTACAACCGCGCGGTCGACACGAAGAAGGATCCGTTCGGGCGCGCTCCGCGCATGCTCTCGCACAAGATCATCAAGGCTCCGTTCTACGCGGGCGAGGTGACGATGAAGCGCCACCACACCATGGGCGGCGTCGTGATCAACACGAACGCCGAGGTGATCGACCGCGAGGGCCGCGTGATTCCGGGCCTGTGGGCCGCGGGTGAGGTGACCGGCGTCGTGCACGGCACGAACCGCGTGGGCGGCAACGCCATGGCCGACATCTTCACCTACGGCCGCGTCGCGGGCCAGAGCGCGGCGCAGGCCGCCAAAAGGCTCTGA
- a CDS encoding nitroreductase family protein, with translation MKKALVLTALTAALAAGAARASDTISLPAAQTKGGMPLMEALASRHSSRSFAPGDLSAQELSNLLWAAWGVNRSDGRRTIPTAMNRQELEVYVNRRDGVWRYEAAGQRLVRAAPRALPSPMNDAPEVLIFAIPAGEEYGPYHAGLAAQSAGLYCAGAKLACVVRASPVKAAEKADPKAFGFLPKGWKPSLTLHAGHPAK, from the coding sequence ATGAAAAAAGCGCTCGTTTTGACGGCCCTCACCGCGGCCCTTGCCGCCGGGGCCGCCCGGGCCTCCGACACGATCAGCCTGCCCGCGGCGCAGACGAAGGGCGGGATGCCCCTCATGGAGGCGCTTGCCAGCCGGCACAGCAGCCGCAGTTTCGCCCCCGGGGATCTCTCGGCCCAGGAGCTCTCGAACCTGCTGTGGGCCGCCTGGGGCGTGAACCGTAGCGACGGCCGCCGCACCATCCCCACGGCGATGAACCGCCAGGAGCTGGAGGTCTACGTGAACCGCAGGGACGGCGTGTGGCGCTACGAGGCGGCCGGGCAGAGGCTCGTGCGCGCGGCCCCCAGGGCGCTGCCCTCCCCGATGAACGACGCGCCCGAGGTGCTCATCTTCGCGATCCCCGCGGGTGAGGAGTACGGGCCCTACCACGCGGGGCTCGCGGCCCAGAGCGCGGGGCTTTACTGCGCGGGCGCGAAGCTCGCCTGCGTGGTGCGGGCAAGCCCCGTGAAGGCGGCCGAAAAAGCCGACCCGAAGGCCTTCGGCTTCCTGCCGAAAGGCTGGAAGCCCAGCCTCACGCTGCACGCGGGACACCCCGCGAAGTAG
- the brnQ gene encoding branched-chain amino acid transport system II carrier protein, producing the protein MQQNKNRTLAIGFMLFALFFGAGNLIFPAAMGQNAGTNVWYAVAGFLITGVGLPLFGVAAIAYSGCEGLHDAASRVHPLYGLFYTVIAYLSIGPCFAIPRTGTVAFEIAVRPFLGGIDGPAALPIFLAVFFLIAWWFAATPSKLVDRIGKVLTPALLFVLLILIAKSVLTPMGSPAAPTAAYAAPLTASVQGLLDGYNTLDAIAAFVFATLVVDAVRESGCTKRTELTHEVYKAGAIAAACLGFVYIFIAKLGAESVPMIGLQETGAPVLAESAKILLGHAGAAILSVIVLLACLSTAIGLITCCAGYALRLCSKFTYKTWTVIFTIVSYLIGLFGLKTIIVSTIPVLMFIYPLIVALGCLLFLNNLFGGRQCVYAWTIGATFIMASINLLETAKISLGGLEAILRDYVPLHALGLGWIPFAIVGFVIGLIWKKLVPEKKAA; encoded by the coding sequence GTGCAGCAGAACAAGAATCGCACCCTTGCGATCGGCTTCATGCTTTTCGCGCTCTTTTTCGGCGCGGGCAACCTGATTTTCCCGGCCGCCATGGGGCAGAACGCCGGCACCAACGTCTGGTACGCGGTGGCGGGCTTTCTCATCACGGGCGTCGGCCTGCCGCTTTTCGGCGTCGCGGCGATCGCCTACTCGGGCTGCGAGGGCCTGCATGACGCGGCCTCGCGCGTGCATCCGCTCTACGGCCTTTTCTACACCGTGATCGCCTATCTGTCGATCGGCCCGTGCTTTGCCATCCCGAGAACCGGCACGGTGGCCTTTGAGATCGCGGTGCGTCCGTTCCTGGGCGGCATCGACGGCCCGGCGGCGCTCCCCATCTTCCTCGCGGTGTTTTTCCTCATCGCCTGGTGGTTCGCGGCCACGCCTTCAAAGTTGGTCGACCGCATTGGCAAGGTGCTCACGCCGGCGCTGCTTTTCGTACTCCTGATCCTCATCGCGAAGTCGGTCCTCACGCCGATGGGGTCGCCCGCCGCTCCCACCGCGGCGTACGCCGCGCCGCTCACCGCCTCGGTGCAGGGGCTGCTCGACGGCTACAACACGCTCGACGCGATTGCCGCCTTCGTTTTTGCAACGCTCGTCGTTGACGCCGTGCGCGAAAGCGGCTGCACGAAGCGCACCGAGCTCACGCACGAGGTCTACAAGGCGGGCGCGATCGCCGCCGCCTGCCTCGGATTCGTCTACATCTTCATCGCGAAGCTCGGGGCCGAGAGCGTCCCGATGATCGGGCTGCAGGAGACCGGGGCCCCGGTGCTCGCCGAAAGCGCGAAGATCCTGCTCGGCCACGCGGGAGCGGCGATCCTCTCGGTGATCGTGCTGCTCGCCTGCCTTTCGACCGCGATCGGGCTCATCACCTGCTGCGCGGGCTACGCCCTGAGGCTGTGCTCGAAGTTCACCTACAAGACCTGGACCGTGATCTTCACCATCGTCTCCTACCTGATCGGGCTCTTCGGCCTGAAGACCATCATCGTCTCCACGATCCCGGTGCTGATGTTCATCTACCCGCTCATCGTGGCGCTGGGCTGCCTGCTCTTCCTGAACAATCTCTTCGGCGGCCGGCAGTGCGTCTACGCCTGGACGATCGGGGCCACCTTCATCATGGCCTCGATCAACCTGCTCGAGACCGCGAAGATTTCGCTGGGCGGGCTCGAGGCGATCCTCAGGGACTATGTGCCCCTGCACGCGCTCGGGCTGGGCTGGATCCCGTTTGCCATCGTGGGCTTCGTGATCGGGCTCATCTGGAAGAAGCTCGTTCCGGAAAAGAAGGCGGCCTAA
- a CDS encoding HMA2 domain-containing protein yields MNENDPLAPYIRSLAPGRLRLRHPALRGEEAASGLETFLRGMEGVIAADVNRRVGSLLLLWDPEKLDLGTLRALAQAALPALPAAPAVKRRSCGLSPFHASASVNRMVNRGMAVSYAAVLLSILPGMRGRMAALHVGSGVFFTALLLWHMIRYRKTVF; encoded by the coding sequence ATGAACGAGAACGATCCCCTTGCCCCCTATATCCGAAGCCTCGCTCCCGGGAGGCTGCGGCTGCGGCACCCGGCGCTGCGCGGGGAAGAGGCCGCCTCGGGGCTCGAGACGTTCCTGCGCGGGATGGAGGGCGTCATTGCAGCCGACGTCAACCGCCGCGTGGGCAGCCTCCTGCTCCTCTGGGACCCGGAAAAGCTCGACCTCGGGACGCTGCGGGCCCTGGCCCAGGCGGCGCTGCCCGCGCTGCCGGCCGCGCCCGCAGTGAAACGCCGCTCCTGCGGCCTCAGCCCCTTTCACGCCTCGGCCTCGGTGAACCGGATGGTGAACCGCGGGATGGCGGTGTCCTACGCCGCGGTCCTCCTTTCGATCCTTCCGGGGATGAGAGGCCGGATGGCGGCCCTGCACGTTGGCTCCGGCGTTTTCTTCACGGCCCTTCTCCTCTGGCACATGATCCGGTATCGTAAGACGGTCTTCTAG
- a CDS encoding heavy metal translocating P-type ATPase — protein MNLTVAHHIPGRIRWRSAFRFTDAFAVTLADRLQSVAGVEGVRVSPRSGSILVVYSSASALDAAAALLASIRTRRASSQSLPTAAQIREQRRRAAASDYDWWPLERYVFVRPLLPFLWNAVHTVVHAVPFFVRGLANLVRGRVNVEVLDASAVGISLLMRDFRTAGLIVLLLGLGDMLERVTKKKSLDSLASELSVRVDRVWVRGADGGLVQKPIQELAPGEAIVVRAGTAIPVDAAVVAGEAFVNQAALTGEPLPVRKAAGGAVFAGTVVEEGEIDIRPTGSQEDSRLNQIARFVDESERRKSGLEARMSHLADAIVPFNFLLAGLVFFFTRSLARTASVLLVDYSCALRLSTPLSVLTAMKEGVRANILIKGGRALEALAEADTVVFDKTGTLTNAAPKLTDVVPHGGWDRDDLLKVAACLEEHFPHPVSRSIVLAAREKGLDHAIEEHDAEVVYVAAHGIRSRVKGKEVVLGSRHFVEEDEGVDISAMDSEISRLAAQGKSILYMAQGGELIGIFGIEDPPKENARAVIGELRSMGIRRIVMLTGDDPRTATSIAARLGVDEFRAQMLPEGKARAVEELRAGGHRVIMVGDGINDTPGLSSADVGVSMRDSTDIAQQVADVVLASNNLEDLPRAIRLSRATLGRVRFNFAASVGLNTGFLAGGLMNMIPPAMNAVLHNGTTMAVCLNAIRGGYIDSGTEP, from the coding sequence ATGAATCTTACCGTTGCTCACCACATTCCCGGGCGCATCCGCTGGCGCTCGGCCTTTCGCTTCACCGACGCTTTCGCCGTGACGCTCGCCGACCGGCTGCAGTCGGTCGCGGGGGTCGAGGGCGTCCGCGTGAGCCCGCGCTCGGGCTCGATTCTTGTCGTTTACAGCAGCGCCTCGGCGCTGGACGCGGCCGCGGCGCTGCTCGCCTCGATCCGCACGAGGCGGGCTTCATCGCAAAGCCTGCCCACCGCCGCCCAGATCCGGGAGCAGCGCCGCCGCGCGGCCGCCTCGGACTACGACTGGTGGCCGCTTGAGCGCTATGTGTTCGTGCGGCCGCTGCTGCCTTTCCTCTGGAACGCGGTCCACACGGTCGTGCACGCGGTGCCGTTTTTCGTCCGCGGGCTCGCAAACCTCGTGCGCGGGCGGGTGAACGTCGAGGTGCTCGACGCCTCGGCGGTCGGCATCTCGCTGCTGATGCGCGACTTCCGGACGGCCGGCCTCATCGTGCTCCTTCTGGGGCTCGGGGACATGCTCGAGCGGGTGACGAAGAAGAAGTCGCTCGACTCGCTCGCGAGCGAGCTCTCCGTGCGGGTCGACCGCGTCTGGGTGCGCGGCGCGGACGGCGGCCTCGTGCAGAAGCCCATCCAGGAGCTCGCCCCCGGCGAGGCGATCGTGGTGCGCGCGGGCACGGCCATTCCGGTCGACGCCGCCGTGGTCGCGGGCGAGGCCTTCGTGAACCAGGCCGCGCTCACCGGCGAGCCGCTTCCGGTCCGCAAGGCCGCGGGCGGCGCGGTGTTCGCGGGAACCGTGGTGGAGGAGGGCGAGATCGACATCCGCCCGACCGGCAGCCAGGAGGACTCGAGGCTCAACCAGATCGCGCGCTTCGTGGACGAGAGCGAGCGGCGCAAGTCCGGGCTCGAGGCCCGGATGTCGCACCTCGCAGACGCGATCGTGCCTTTCAACTTCCTGCTGGCGGGCCTGGTCTTCTTCTTTACGAGAAGCCTCGCCCGGACCGCCTCGGTGCTGCTCGTTGACTACAGCTGCGCGCTGCGGCTCTCCACGCCCTTGTCGGTCCTCACCGCGATGAAGGAAGGCGTGCGCGCGAACATCCTCATCAAGGGCGGGCGTGCGCTTGAGGCGCTCGCCGAGGCCGACACCGTGGTCTTCGACAAGACCGGGACCCTCACCAACGCCGCCCCGAAGCTCACCGACGTGGTGCCCCACGGCGGCTGGGACCGGGACGATCTGCTCAAGGTCGCCGCCTGCCTCGAGGAGCACTTCCCGCACCCGGTGTCGCGCAGCATCGTGCTCGCGGCCCGCGAGAAGGGCCTCGACCACGCGATCGAGGAGCACGACGCCGAGGTGGTCTACGTGGCCGCCCACGGGATCCGCTCGCGCGTGAAGGGCAAGGAGGTCGTGCTCGGCTCCCGGCATTTCGTCGAGGAGGACGAGGGCGTCGACATCTCCGCGATGGACTCTGAGATCTCGCGGCTTGCCGCCCAGGGCAAGAGCATCCTCTACATGGCCCAGGGCGGAGAGCTGATCGGGATCTTCGGAATTGAGGACCCGCCCAAGGAGAACGCCCGCGCGGTGATCGGGGAGCTCCGCTCGATGGGCATCCGGCGGATCGTCATGCTCACCGGCGACGACCCCCGGACCGCGACCAGCATCGCCGCGAGGCTCGGGGTCGACGAGTTCCGGGCCCAGATGCTCCCCGAGGGCAAGGCCCGCGCGGTCGAGGAGCTGCGCGCGGGAGGCCACCGCGTCATCATGGTGGGCGACGGCATCAACGACACCCCGGGGCTGTCCTCGGCCGACGTCGGCGTGTCGATGAGAGACAGCACCGACATCGCCCAGCAGGTGGCCGACGTCGTGCTCGCCAGCAACAACCTCGAGGACCTTCCCCGGGCGATCCGGCTCTCGCGGGCCACGCTCGGGCGCGTCCGCTTTAACTTCGCCGCAAGCGTGGGACTCAACACCGGGTTCCTCGCCGGCGGCCTCATGAACATGATCCCGCCCGCCATGAACGCGGTGCTGCACAACGGCACCACGATGGCGGTCTGCCTGAACGCGATCCGCGGCGGCTACATCGACTCAGGAACCGAGCCATGA
- a CDS encoding porin, whose amino-acid sequence MKLSKLTAALAAVTAAALTIPQAAQAEAKVEMYGRADTGLVYTHVKGGDDTLEMKNGRSTPRWGFNISEDIGNGWKVKGYLEAGYYIDTGASTTNGKLFDRRSILAVDGPYGELGAGRAGTVQSTVAPYSMGLLRYDPFGTSYGNASIGSTFANTSRVSNGLHYRSPSLGGFRLGASYSLGDADNDAVEWNDKNHTFALAGNYQSKDLYLSLTFANVDSLHAANGRKPDARMYQLGGWWAATPSLKIFAGAGYQSNFSTGGKLSASNLSGVKSSVANGGFNGESFLLGATYTMGKNKFIADAQYFTGKLARDHDVDFDRTVLAAAWEYWFSKKVIGYVAATQSFTSGEAEKLARKKGGYSLEATQVFMGLDYHF is encoded by the coding sequence ATGAAACTGTCAAAACTCACTGCGGCGCTTGCCGCCGTCACGGCGGCCGCCCTGACGATCCCCCAGGCGGCTCAGGCCGAGGCGAAGGTCGAGATGTACGGCCGTGCGGACACGGGCCTCGTCTACACCCATGTGAAGGGCGGCGACGACACCCTGGAGATGAAAAACGGCCGCTCCACCCCGCGCTGGGGCTTCAACATCAGCGAGGACATCGGAAACGGCTGGAAGGTGAAGGGCTACCTCGAGGCGGGCTACTACATCGATACCGGCGCGAGCACGACGAACGGCAAGCTCTTCGACCGCCGCTCGATCCTCGCCGTGGACGGCCCCTACGGCGAGCTGGGCGCTGGACGCGCGGGCACCGTGCAGTCCACCGTGGCCCCCTACTCGATGGGCCTGCTGCGCTACGACCCGTTCGGGACGTCCTACGGCAACGCCTCGATCGGCTCGACCTTCGCGAACACCTCGCGCGTGAGCAACGGTCTGCACTACCGTTCACCCTCCTTGGGCGGCTTCAGGCTCGGGGCCTCCTACTCGCTGGGCGACGCCGACAATGACGCGGTCGAGTGGAACGACAAGAACCACACCTTCGCCCTGGCCGGCAACTACCAGTCGAAGGACCTCTATCTCTCGCTCACCTTCGCAAACGTCGATTCGCTGCACGCCGCGAACGGCCGCAAGCCCGATGCGCGCATGTATCAGCTGGGCGGCTGGTGGGCGGCCACGCCATCGCTTAAGATTTTCGCCGGCGCGGGCTACCAGTCGAACTTCTCGACCGGCGGCAAACTCTCCGCCTCCAACCTCTCGGGCGTGAAGAGCTCGGTGGCGAACGGCGGCTTCAACGGCGAGAGCTTCCTCCTTGGCGCGACCTACACGATGGGCAAGAACAAGTTCATCGCCGATGCTCAGTACTTTACCGGCAAGCTCGCTCGCGACCATGACGTCGACTTCGACCGCACCGTACTCGCGGCGGCCTGGGAGTACTGGTTCAGCAAGAAGGTGATCGGCTACGTCGCAGCCACTCAGTCCTTCACTTCGGGCGAGGCCGAAAAGCTCGCGAGGAAGAAGGGTGGCTATAGCCTAGAGGCTACGCAGGTCTTTATGGGGCTTGACTACCACTTCTAA
- a CDS encoding LysR family transcriptional regulator, which produces MKPLSDVNLELLRVFRKTAQVGSMTEAARHLFITQSAVSHAVADLEAFTGCRLFLRAHRRLTLTAEGRAVLETAESIFSALEGGEEKLKVLRAQKTGLLRIGCPFLILQTILTPQLARFHRRHPEVEVRLTIENRMQPMLELLRSNRIDLLFLATPAPALLDPQLVEHCLGYYRYGFFASRENFGALEGRVLSLKELSELPVVILRPGNNTRDCLEKKFAEAGLRLRVSVETDTMAFTKEYTRAGFGIGAGLIPEPPLRIEDEPDLFRLQVDPPLPSGRYVALFRNDLELPQTAEVFLAQFQA; this is translated from the coding sequence ATGAAACCTCTGTCTGATGTCAACCTAGAGTTGCTGCGAGTGTTCAGGAAAACTGCGCAAGTTGGCAGCATGACGGAGGCCGCCCGGCACTTATTCATCACGCAAAGCGCGGTCTCGCACGCCGTGGCTGATCTGGAGGCCTTCACGGGCTGCCGTCTTTTCCTGCGCGCACACAGGCGGCTCACCCTCACGGCGGAAGGCCGCGCGGTACTCGAGACGGCTGAGTCCATTTTCTCTGCACTGGAGGGAGGCGAGGAAAAGTTGAAGGTGCTAAGAGCGCAGAAAACAGGACTGCTGCGAATCGGGTGCCCCTTTCTCATCTTGCAGACGATACTTACCCCGCAGCTTGCTCGCTTTCACCGCAGGCACCCGGAGGTCGAGGTGCGACTCACGATTGAAAACCGGATGCAGCCGATGCTGGAACTCCTTCGTTCTAACCGCATCGACCTGCTATTTCTGGCCACGCCCGCGCCCGCCCTCCTCGATCCGCAGCTTGTCGAGCACTGCCTCGGTTACTACCGCTACGGCTTTTTTGCGAGCCGCGAAAATTTCGGAGCTCTCGAGGGTCGGGTCCTTTCGCTCAAAGAGCTGAGCGAGCTGCCCGTGGTGATTCTCAGGCCCGGGAACAACACGCGCGACTGCTTGGAAAAGAAATTCGCTGAAGCCGGACTGCGGCTACGAGTAAGCGTTGAAACGGACACCATGGCCTTCACGAAGGAGTACACCCGAGCGGGCTTTGGAATCGGAGCGGGGCTCATTCCCGAACCGCCTCTGCGGATTGAGGACGAGCCGGATCTGTTCAGACTACAGGTAGATCCGCCCCTGCCCTCGGGGCGCTATGTCGCGCTTTTCCGAAATGACCTGGAGCTGCCGCAAACGGCAGAGGTTTTTCTCGCTCAGTTCCAGGCCTGA
- a CDS encoding ISNCY family transposase: MKNSLPERAPKSQTGTEEIFEQVAYGLLSVPEAAKAMKLSIRQFYRRLAAWKRGEAADPPHGNKGRPPSNRLPDDIRLKIIELAVTKYQDFPPTLLTQYLVKNEGIKVSKETVRKILRELSPQASEQGLRRAGHFLRRRRSRFGELVQIDGSPHRWFGPGQKECSLIAFIDDATGRIAAAGFFPSETAAGYMTVLLQYIRAHGIPLALYSDRHGTFRALAQGRSKNVEGTQFQRVCDKLQIEQIFAQSPQAKGRIERLFKTLQGRWPHEFRVMGIEDMATANQRMDELIRDFNQRFGIDPREPLSANCAVAEESMPEIERICAWWHERVLSKSLSVSFGGSILQLKNASARKFELMGKKVSVIEYPDGRAPEMVYRDARGKEHLLCFEARKRKTLERTEYLESSKTIDACLDRIIEKEDLRPNGFVMKLECEMAEAKQRQAQRKERDQKARELEEKLKQRKNRSGK; the protein is encoded by the coding sequence ATGAAAAACTCGCTTCCTGAAAGAGCCCCGAAGTCCCAGACCGGCACAGAGGAGATTTTCGAACAGGTCGCCTACGGCCTGCTCTCGGTGCCGGAGGCAGCCAAAGCGATGAAGCTGAGCATTCGCCAGTTCTATCGCAGGCTGGCCGCCTGGAAAAGGGGCGAAGCCGCAGATCCGCCCCATGGCAACAAAGGGCGGCCCCCGAGCAACCGCCTGCCAGACGATATTCGTTTAAAAATCATAGAACTGGCAGTTACAAAATATCAGGATTTCCCTCCGACGCTCCTGACTCAGTACCTTGTGAAAAACGAAGGGATCAAAGTGTCGAAGGAAACTGTTCGAAAGATTCTGAGAGAACTCAGCCCTCAGGCCTCAGAGCAGGGGCTCAGAAGAGCCGGTCATTTTCTGAGGCGCAGAAGGTCAAGGTTCGGCGAGCTGGTTCAGATCGACGGCAGCCCGCACAGATGGTTCGGCCCCGGTCAGAAAGAGTGCTCATTAATCGCGTTCATTGACGATGCGACCGGCAGAATCGCCGCTGCCGGGTTCTTTCCCTCGGAGACCGCGGCGGGCTATATGACCGTGCTGCTCCAATACATCAGGGCGCACGGAATCCCCCTTGCGCTATACAGCGATCGGCACGGCACTTTCCGCGCGTTGGCTCAGGGCCGGTCCAAAAATGTAGAGGGCACACAGTTTCAGAGAGTCTGCGACAAGCTTCAGATCGAGCAGATATTCGCTCAGAGCCCGCAGGCAAAAGGCCGGATAGAACGCCTGTTCAAGACGCTGCAGGGGCGCTGGCCGCATGAGTTCAGGGTCATGGGAATCGAAGACATGGCCACCGCCAATCAGCGCATGGACGAACTGATCAGGGATTTCAATCAGCGGTTTGGAATCGACCCAAGAGAACCCCTGAGCGCAAACTGTGCGGTGGCTGAAGAAAGTATGCCCGAGATTGAACGCATATGCGCCTGGTGGCACGAACGCGTTCTGAGCAAATCTCTGAGCGTCTCCTTCGGGGGGTCGATCCTGCAGCTCAAGAATGCGAGCGCTCGGAAGTTTGAGCTGATGGGCAAGAAAGTCAGCGTCATCGAGTACCCGGATGGCCGTGCGCCGGAAATGGTCTACCGGGATGCACGGGGCAAAGAACATCTGCTCTGCTTTGAAGCCCGGAAAAGAAAAACGCTCGAGCGCACGGAATACCTTGAGTCATCGAAGACCATAGACGCATGCCTGGATCGAATCATTGAGAAGGAAGATTTGCGACCCAACGGCTTCGTCATGAAGCTGGAATGCGAAATGGCTGAAGCGAAGCAACGGCAGGCCCAGAGAAAAGAGCGTGACCAAAAGGCCCGTGAACTCGAAGAAAAGCTGAAGCAGCGGAAAAACAGATCTGGCAAATAA